In Acidobacteriota bacterium, the sequence GCCAGGGCGCTACGCAGCAGAAAAGCATAGAGACCGATTCCGTTATTGGTTATTTGGGTTCGCAATTGCGCATAGTCGCGCCGGTGGCGATGGTAAACAATGGCGCTCGGTTCATAAACCAGCGTGTGACCGGCTTTCAAAATGCGAAAGAACATTTCAAGGTCGCCGCCGCCATTGGTAACGGTGCCGACATCGAGCGCCGGGTCAAAGTTGCCGATTTGCTTAAACACATTGCGGCGATATGCCATATTTGCGCCGGTGCCAAACATCCCTGCGCCCGCGTAAAGGCTGGCGACGCGCGTATTACTTTGCGGGTCTATGCCATACCACTGGCGTTTGAAGCCGCGCCCGAAGCCGCCATATTTTTCAAATAAAACCTGCGCTTCGGTTTCGAGTTCAAAAGGCGCGACCAGTCCGGTCACCGCCATCACTTCACGATTTTCCGAGAAGATGCGGGCAAGGGCATTGATCCATTTTGCATCGACGACGACATCATCATCGGTGTAAGCGATGATGTCGCCGCGCGCTTCTTCGATGGCGCGATTGCGCGCCCAGTTGAGTCCCGGTCGCAATTCACAAACGTAGCGCACATCGGGATAAGTTGAACGAACCAATTGTTCAGTCGCATCACTGCTTGGCGCATTGTCCACGACCAGAACCTCGAGAACCGGATAATCAAGCGCCCTGATGGAATCCAGGCAGCGGGCAAGGTCAACCGCGCGGTCTCGCGTACAGATAGCGACCGTGACCGAAATAATTGATTTATTTTGTATCGCGATTTGTGAATCAACTAAGTTGTGAACCGCTGACCAAGCCGCCGCCATAGATGAACGGTCGCCGCCGATGAGTCGATGGGCGATGACCGCGCTGTACCGCGCTAAAATCGCTTCGTTCATCAGCGCATCCGCGTTTTGCAGATGCTGCGCCGGTAAGGTCGCATAACCAAGCGGCTCACCATCTGAGCGCACCAGCGCCTGCGCGGTTTCATAATCCGCCAGCGGTTCCAGGTCGGTGAGCCGGTTTTTTAAATCAATGGCGATGACTTTAATCGGGCTAAACGGTGAATGCATTTCAGGATTGAATTAGACTTTGTCTTCGAGACTGCTTGAGCAGATTGAGGATTTGACTATTAGGGAAGTCAGCCGCCGTTGCGGCGCAGTTATTCTATACCATAACCGGCGGAATCGTCTCCATCGGAATGAAGATAATGCGATTCGGATAATTTCACTTGAGGTACTACAGGTCTAAACCATTTTACCGTGTGAGCGGTTGTCATTTTCTTGGCTACAAAGTCTGTATGCAGCCAATGCTATTGCTCCTGAAAGAATCAGTAGGAGGATGCCAAGCCAATCCCAGAATGTCATCTCCGGTGATACATCAGACACGAGCGAATACGCTTCTGTCACTTGTTGGCTGCTCACATAAAAACTTGCGCAAGAGCCAAGTGTCAGCAGGCAAGTTATCGCAACAAGTACCTTAACGGGTCTGTCCATAATCTCAATTGGCTTTCAAATTTTGTACATTCTCGATCAATAAACTTAGACACTGGGCGAGCAATATTGTTCCGTCTAACGACCGAATTGACCGGACACGCGATGAACGAAGCAATGCGCTGCCTGCGCCCCGCTCGAACACATTGTTATGGAGCCACTGGAAAGGGGCAATTCTATTTAACACTAATATCAAGTTTGTATCGCTCCGAGCGCCCAGCACAAAAGCATTGAATCCATAGCAGGTAGTCGCCCGTTTCCTTTGCGATCTCAGTTACCCCCTTCATCTTAGTCTGAGTTTCTAGCTTTATAAGTGTGCTTTCGCTTGGAGCAATTAGGCGTAGGTGGATCTGTTTACCATTCAGTTTGATGCCTAATACTTGCCCTTCCTTCACGGGTATTAAATACCTATGCGGGTTCATCAGATCAATCTTTCTTTCAAACCGAGCAGATGTTTTACCCTTCTCGAAATCAACGTGTGTGGTCATTACGCCATCCTGAGCAAAGATTGTTGATGCTGTCAGGAAGAAGCAGGTGAGCATACAAAGAGTTTTTGATGACATATCTATATTCCCTACCCGCCCATACGAATCAATTTTAATCCTTAATATCTCGAAGCGGCATAACGACCGAATTGACCGGACGCGCCGAACACTCAAAGAAACCATACGAAACTGTCTTCGCGCACTCCGGTCGAATCGGTTATTAGACGGCATTAAAGATACCGCAACTCGTGCAAGCGGTATCTTTCACCCGCCAATTCTACTACACATTCCTCAACTCCTATGATCGCTGTATCTGACTTCTGTTGCTGCTCTGCCACCCATTTTCTTAGCCTCGGTAGAATTTCCTCAATGAATTGTTTCTCGGCTTCTTCAGAGTATTTTTCGCGTTTGACTGAGAATAACCGTAATGAAGTTACTCTGTCACGATTGAAAGTTACTGATGCGATGACTGTCCCTGTGACATTGGGCTGATTGAAGCATCGGCTATCGAAGGTGTATTTTTTGGATGGCCAGCCAAAAGTTGCGCTACTGACGCCGTCAGAATCAAACATATCTTTAATGCTCCGCCTGGAACAGGGATAGCGTTCGGTCTTGGGCAGATTAGATTGAGTTATCTTCATTCCTTTCTCATCCTGTGAAGAGATACTCGCAGCCGCCGAACGCTGGAAATCAGCGGGCGCGGCGAGAACTCGGATTATATAGGAACCCATGTTTCACGCTCTGAAGAAACCACGAGTAAAAGTCACGCTATAAATGTTGAAAGCACGTTCCAATCATCGAGTGTGGCACAAACCCATCCGTCCTGCTGGCTGCTGGCCAACACTCCTTGAGGGGATTTTCTTTTCTTCTTCACCCTCTTTGGAGGGCGACATCAGCGGGCGCACAGGTACTAAAGATAAAGTAATCTCTGAAACGGGATCAACAACACCAATTGATTGTGCGCTGTCACCAATGATCTTGTCACAGACCTGTGAGACCAAACTCCGCTGCGGGCATCAAGCACCAATGCGCTACCGGTCTTCACGACCCGCTATGTCCTTGTGATTATACTCCCGGAGAGCGAAGCACACACTAGGTTTCATTCCGATATTTGCCTGCAAAGCAGGCAGAGGAACTCCGCTGCATTGATTGGTTAGACGCCGTTGCCTCGCGGCCTCATTTCTCGACCTGTCGGATCGGTATGCAGAACACTTTCATGCAGTCCATCAATAGCTTCCCCGATTCTTCCATCCTCATCGAGTTGAAATAGACCAAAGTGAATATCTTGTAGCTCTGGCTCTATGATTTGAGGGTCACTCAGCAGGTAACAAATACGAAATAACAGGTCAGATTGCATTCCGCGCACGACATCCGTCAAATCTTGCGGGTCTGCTCCATTTTGTAGGAGTCGTTCAAGGGCTGGGCCGCTCCCAGAATAGGGGGCGCCTGGATTCCGTTTTGATTCTTCAATTGTACTTTGTATCCACGTGTGATCGCTCTCATCTAAGATTTGACGCCATGCCTGCCGAAGAAAGAGAAAACGCCCAAGTTGATTGATGCCTTCCTGAATTTGCGAGGCGGCCCACAGTTCTGGGTCAGGGGCACCGAGCTTTTGGAAGAGTTCTGTTAATTCTTGTTGAGTGTACATAAGCCTCCAGGGAATAATTTCATAGGCGTCTAACAACTGAGTTAACCCGGCATTGAAAGCAGTGCTGAGTGAGGCGTAGCCAAACGAAAGCAACTGCTTTGCAAGGATCGGGTTCAACGTGATGTTAGGCGGCGTCACTGACTGAGTACCACATCTCAATATTATTCTGAACATAAAAGATCGCCAAAAATCTCTCGCAGCAGAGAAGCCGAAAGGAAAGGAATATAGTCCCCCGATGGATCCTTCGGAGTAAGGTGCGGGTAGATGACTGCGAAATCTGCAAAGTAGGCTGCTCGCTCCAGCAATTCGCGGGGTGAAACATCCGCGATCTCCTCAATAGGATGGATCATCGCACTGAGTTCATCGCGAGGTATCGCTTGGACTTCCTCAATCCATTTCTCGATGGCATTGGGATCACAATTATAGTCGATATTGAATGCCGCACCTTCAACATGCCAGTCCGCTTTGTTGAGTTCCTCATCAGTCGCAAGCCCATCGACATATCGCTCTGCAACTTCAATTCCCCTTCGGCTCTCCTCCTGTGGAAGTAACCTCCAGATCGCTCGGCAGCAGGCGAGATAATAACGGTGC encodes:
- a CDS encoding glycosyltransferase, producing the protein MHSPFSPIKVIAIDLKNRLTDLEPLADYETAQALVRSDGEPLGYATLPAQHLQNADALMNEAILARYSAVIAHRLIGGDRSSMAAAWSAVHNLVDSQIAIQNKSIISVTVAICTRDRAVDLARCLDSIRALDYPVLEVLVVDNAPSSDATEQLVRSTYPDVRYVCELRPGLNWARNRAIEEARGDIIAYTDDDVVVDAKWINALARIFSENREVMAVTGLVAPFELETEAQVLFEKYGGFGRGFKRQWYGIDPQSNTRVASLYAGAGMFGTGANMAYRRNVFKQIGNFDPALDVGTVTNGGGDLEMFFRILKAGHTLVYEPSAIVYHRHRRDYAQLRTQITNNGIGLYAFLLRSALAYPEERLAFLKFAIWWLWWWNLRRLLISFKDPERFPRALILAELRGSFSGLLRYRKSKRNARKIAQSFRPA